Within Micavibrio sp. TMED2, the genomic segment CGTATCTGGACCATAGACCTTTTCATACGCCCTGTAGCGATGATGGCCGTCTACAAGATAAAAACCTTCTCCGCCCCACCAAATGGTTAACGCATCCAACTCGCCGGTAGACCGCAAACGTTTCTCCACAGCTTCCAAGAAATATTTATCGACATCCTCACCGTCTGGCAGGTCCCTTACCTGAAAGACATGTGGCAAAACCTGTATTTGAGAAAGCTTTAGTTTTTCAGGGTAGCCGACTGCTTCAGGAGGCTCAGGCCGCTCGCTCTGCTCTTTTTGTAATCTCTTATAAACCGCTAATATGAACTTCGACATATCACTCGCCGCCCTTATCGACAACGATGTCATTGCCTGCTGAAAGAAAACTATAGAAACCACGCAGAGCTGATAGATTTTTGCCTATCTGAGACACCAAGGGCGATGGGTCTAATTCATTTTGGAAATCTTCGATAGCGGCCAGTAGATCACCCACACTTTTCACATCGGATTTGATGCTGTTTTCATAGATTTCACGTAGGCCACTTGTCTCAAAAGACATGGGGAAGTGACGCTCACATATAGCAGCTATGTCGTTGAGACGTCCCGATAAGAACCTGATAAGGACTGTAAGCCTCCAAACAGAACCACGCGTGGACCAGAAAGCTATGTCTTCTTGTTTATTTTGCAAAACAATCCTCACTAATCATACGACACCTATGTCCAATCCTATGGGGTGTCCAAATGGACATAACACAGGATATCAAGCAACGCGACGATGAATCTGTTAAGGAGTATCAAGAAGCGCTTGCAGGAGCAGCAAAGAATGTCTGAATTTTGTGGGGACACCCGGTGGGGACAAACGGAAACCCAAGGAAACCGGCAGTTTCAGCTATAAGTGACCCGTGGGGGCATGAGGATTCACGTATGTGTCTTCTGCCCTCTTTTAATTTTTAAAGCAGTCCCCACAAGAACTATTCCCTAACAGCTATTTCCAAGGTCTATCAGGCCTTGATAGCGCCAAGCACAGAGGAATAATTATCTCGTACACATTCTGATTTTGCTGATATTCTGCTGTGTCAGTATCAAGATCACTAAAAGCTAGAATGATAAAAACATGCTTATTGATGTTAGTGGGGTATGCCAAAAGTGTAAAAGTGACGTGAGTATCTTGGTTAACGATGGAGCACCCCAAGGTGAGTGCCAAGAATGCGGTGAAGCACCATTCGCGTTCAAAAGACTAGAAGGCATAATCTACGTGGTATCCAATCCCAACCAAAGAGGGGTCAAGATAGGAAGAACCACGAAAAGCGTTCACGACAGAATTAAACAGCTCAACTCAACTGGAGTAGCTGGTAGCTTTGAGCCGATTGCCATTTTCCCATCGAAGAACACCAAGAAAGATGAGAAGAAGGCTCACGAAAAACTTAAACGCTTTCATTTAGAAAAAGAGCACTTCGATATTCATGAGGTAGAAGCTGTCTTGAAAACGCATAGAGCTCTCAGGACAACTCCGATATTCTTCAACGACGACATCGAGGAGCGTTTCAAGCTCAAGGCTGAACAGGCAAAGATTGAAATGAAGCTGAAAATTAAAGGCAAAGTCTGATGGATGTTCATTGACCTCCGCCAACTCGTCGTAAACTCAGAGGAATTGGCGGCTTTAGAGGGTGTGCGGGAAATTGCGCATACCCCCAAGAGTAAGTACCGGGGGCACTTCAAGAGCACCTCATATATCCATCACCAGAACGGCCAGGAATATGAGATGTATGAGATGGATCGCACAGGGTTCGCTATGTTGGGTAGTGGCTAGCGCTCGCCCTCCTGCTCAGCCCAATAGCCCCTTAGGACTTCATCCTTGGCATCCCCAAGCTCCCCACAGAACACCTGAGCTTTACCTAGAGCTTCACCCTGTTCATCAGCCTTGAGTCCATCAAAGGCTATCTGTTCATACTCTGCTAAGGCATCTACCAAGCCCTCCTCTCCGAGCACCGGCAGTGCCAGCAGGACAGCAACCTCACGTGCTCCTATGGCATTCTCAAGGTACAACTCGCGTTCATCCTGTGGTCTATCGAGAGCTTCAAACTGCCAGACACCTGAGCAGCCAGCGAGAGCCTGAGCCAAGGAGAGGCGTTCATTACCTGTCAGGGATAACTCGGAGATACCCTCCTGCTTGAGCTGCTGGGCGTAGTCGAGGATGGGGCTATCGGTGATGCTCTGGGCATGAGCAACAGGGAGTGCTGTCAGAAGCAAACCTGCGAGAAGGAGCGCTAGCTTTGTCATGGTCACCTATTCCCCGCTTTAACCAAAGCCAGACACTCGTATAACCAGCACCACAGGGCCTCCCACAGTTTACCATGCCGTACAACATGAGGTTCCACCAACTCACCGAACTCCCTCTGGAATAGCCTCATGGCCCTCGGCATGTGGGACTTGTGGGTGACCACTATCACCTGCCTGTCTCTATCATGGCCTAGCAGCACCGAGCACTCCTTGGCATTACCTGCGGTGTTCATGGAGTTCTGCTCCAAGATAATCTCTGGTTCAGAACATTGGGTATCAGCTAGGAGTTCATGGGCCAGATTAGCCATGCACTGAGCCTCTGTAATAGGCCCTGAGCCTTTCCCTGAGAGCACCAAGGTAGCTTTAGGGTGCCGGTTGCCCATGAGAGCTACACCAGCCTCTATGCGCTCCCTGAGGAGCTTGGAGGGGGTGCCGTCGGGGAGAACCTTGGTACCAAGTATGATGATGATAGGTGGGGATGTGGGGGACGTGTTCACGGTTGTGTTGAACTACCTTCCACGAGCCTTCCATGCCCTAACCATTGCATCGGTCACATCAGCCTCATAGCAGACAGGTCAGGGGCGATCTTGCGCTCAGATATGATTTGTGTCGCGGTACCGTAATCGGTTGTCGTTGCCGATTAATGTTAATACCGATGTTCCACACAATATGTCCCACAAACAAGTGTGGTGCTTGACATTGATGTTTGTGAAAGGCAATGATTCTGCGGTTTTCAGAACGGCAGAAATATATGGCGTCCCCTACGGGATTCGAACCCGTGTTGCCGCCGTGAAAGGGCGGTGTCCTAGGCCTCTAGACGAAGGGGACGGACAAGAGAGCGGTTTTGTATCCATAGCCGTTGATAAAATCAAGAGCTTCTCGACATGCTCAGGTCGAAAAATTGCATTTTCTTCAAAATGGTGGCCGCGGCCGGACTTGAACCGGCACGAGCAAAGCTCGAGCGATTTTAAGTCGCTTGCGTCTACCAATTTCGCCACGCGGCCACTTATGGGCTGCTGCATAGCATCCGCCTGCGGTGAGGCCAAGACCGAATGCGCATTTCCGGGCCTGAAATTCGGGTTACAGTGGCTGGAACTGTTCCTTGATGATCCGCTCACCGAGATTCTGGTCGGGGTCAAACAGCAGGTTCAGGTCGATGCTGCGATCCTCGGTGATCTCGACCGAGACGATGTCGCGAATTTCGGTGGAATCCGCCACAGCACTGACCGGGCGCTTGTCAGCTTCCAGCACCTCGAATCCGATGCGGGTGGTGTGGGGCAGGAGCGCACCGCGCCAGCGGCGGGGACGGAACGGGCTGATCGGCGTGACGGCCAGCAGTTGCGCGCCCAGCGGCAGGATCGGGCCATGGGCGGAGAGGTTATAGGCCGTGCTGCCCGCCGGTGTTGCCACCATGGCGCCGTCACAGATCAGTTCCTCAAGCCGGGTAACACCATCGACCATGATCTTCAGTTTGGCCGCCTGTCGCGTCTCCCGCAGTACCGATACCTCATTGATGGCATAGGCGGTCTCGATCGAGCCAAGCATGGTCTTGGTGACCATGGACAGGGGATGCAGACAGATCTGCTGGGCAGAAAAAATCCGATCAAGCACCTTGTCGATCTTGTATTCATTCAGCAGAAAGCCAATCGAGCCGCGGTTCATGCCGTAAACTGGCGTGCCGCGCCCCATGGTGGCGTGCAGTACCTCCAGCATCGTGCCGTCACCGCCAAGGGCAATGACCACATCGGCTTCATTGAGCGGCGACAGGTTGTGCAGTTGGGCCGCGAGCTTGACCTTTGCGGTCTGGGCGGCCTCATGGCTGCTGGCATGGATGGCGATGCGCGGGTTTTCCGGCACCGTCGGTTCGGTGACAGATGCCTGTGCGATATCTGCTGCTACTGTCACCATGAACGTCAGAAATCCCTTAGCGATTTTGGCCTTGTGGCAAGGTGCCGACCATCTGCTTGAAAATATGCTGAAAAACCGGGGCGGTGTCACCCTTGACTGCAGCAGCGACAGGAAAGCCGGGCCTGCCTATGGCAAGACTGCATCCCGTATTTCGCGTCAGCCGCCGGTCGTGCTCATATGGCGATTGACGTGCCGTTCGGCAAGCCGCCGGTCGAGGATGAAGTCATGGCCCTTGGGCTTGCGGGCAATCGCCTCATGGAGTGCGGCTATGATGGCCTCATCTGATCCCGGATCAGCGCGCATGATATCGCGCAACTCAGCCTTGTCATGCTGGCCCAGGCACATGAACAGCGTGCCGGTGCAGGTGAGGCGGACCCGGTTGCAGCTCTCACAGAAGTTGTGGGTCATCGGTGTGATGAAGCCGAGGCGTCCGCCGGTTTCCTCAACCCGCATATAACGCGCAGGACCGCCAGTCTGGTCAGGCAGGTCGGTGAGGGTCCATTGCTCGCGCAGCTTGGCACGAACCATGGACAAGGGCATGTACTGGTCCAGCCGCTCACCCGCGCCGATTTCACCCATAGGCATGACCTCGATAAAGGTCAGGTCAAAACCCCGGTCGCCACACCAGAGGACCATATCGTGAAACTCGTCATCATTGGTGCCGCGAAGGGCAACCGCATTGATCTTGATCCGCAGGCCGGCCCGGTCAGCAGCGTCGATGCCCTGCATGACCTGCTCCAGCTTGCCCCAGCGGGTGATCTGCCGGAACTTCTCCGCTTGCAGGGTGTCGATGCTGATATTCACCCGCTCAACACCGCAATCGACCAGCGGACCGGCATATTTCGCCAGCTGTGTTCCATTGGTGGTGAGCGTCAGTTCATCCAGCGCATTGCTGGTGAGGTGGCGGGAGAGGCGCTCGACCAGCCACATGATATTGCGCCGGACCAGAGGCTCACCGCCGGTGAGGCGCAGCTTGCGTACGCCGAGATCAACAAAGATGGAGCAGAGGCGGTCCAATTCTTCCAGGCTGAGCACATCCCGTTTCGGCAGGAAGGTCATGTCTTCGGCCATGCAATAGACACAGCGCAGATCGCATCGATCCGTAACAGAAACGCGTAAATAACTGATATGACGATCAAAAGCGTCAATCAACGTGTCGCGCGTCAGGGCTGTATCTGGCGTTTTGTCGAGCAAGGTAGACTGGTCCGGGAGAAAATTTTCTGTCTCAAGGATATAGGGTTCTTTGGCAATCAGGCCAATGATTTAGCCGTGAGCGTGCGGTGAAGCCCGGAAATTCGGTATTCGCGCTTTCATGGCAGGGGCGTATCACACGCTTATCCACTATCTGATGCGCCGATGAAAGCGCCGTGCATCCACCAAATACGTTGTGAGGGCACTATGATTGACCGTGTTGAAGAGTTCCAGCCTGCTACCCTTGAAATCGCCGAGAGCGGTGAGCCTGTTCTGACAGTCTCGGGCGATCTGGTGGCCAATGACCTGATTGAGGTGCGGCTCGAGAATGAAGCTGTTGCCGTTATCAGCGATGGCAAGCTGATTGGTCAGAGCCATCACCTGACCAATACCCTGCAGAACTGGCTGGTTCTGGCAGAAGAGGTCGCCGTTCGTGCAGCGAACTGTGAAAATGCTGTCGAAGCAGTGGTTTACGCGCCGGTCTATAACTACAATCCAAACAGTCAGCGCCGCATCTGACCCTGTAAACAGGGCAGGTGGTTTAGGCTGCGGCCTGATCCCGGCTGCGCGCTTCGATGCCAGCGGCGGTATCAATAATCTCATGCCAGCTGATATCGGCATTCTGCGGAACCGATGACAGGGTGCGACGCCAGAGGCGGGCACCTGCGCGGCCATTCATCAAGCCCATCATGTGTCGGGTAATGCTCTTGAGCGGTGTACCAGCCGCCAGACGGTTGGCAACGTACTCGCTCATACCGGTCAGGATCGCGCTCGGCTCTGCCGGAACATGCGCGTTGCCCATGATGGCTGCTTCCGCCTCGGCCATGATCAGCGGGTTCTGATATGCCTCACGACCGATCATCACGCCATCAAGGGCGGGCAGATCATCGCTTGCCTGCATGGCTGCCTGCATTTCATCGACGGTTTTAAGGCCGCCATTGAGCAGGATTTCCAGTTCGGGGCAGCGTTTTTTCAAGAGGCGAACCCGGTCGTAATCCAGTGGCGGAATGTCGCGATTTTCCTTTGGGCTCAATCCTTTAAGCCAGGCTTTTCGTGCGTGGATGTAGAAGGTTTCACAGCCCGCTGCTGCAAGGGCATCAACGAATTCATCGAGAAACGGGCCAGTGTCGCAATCATCGATGCCGATACGGCATTTGACCGTCACCGGCAGATCCGTGGCTCCGCGCATCGCTGTCACCAGCCGGGCCACATGTGCCGGCTCGGCCATGAGGCAGGCACCGAAGCTGCCGGATTGCACCCGATCCGACGGGCAACCGCAATTCAGGTTGATCTCGTTATAGCCATAGCCGCTGCTGATTTCGGCTGCACGGGCGAGGTCGTCAGGATCGGACCCGCCCAGTTGCAGCGCTATCGGATGCTCGGCAGCGGAAAACGCCAGATGCCGTGCCTGATCGCCAAACAGGATCGCGCCCGTGGTTACCATCTCGGTAAACAGCAGCGTATTCGGCGCGATGGCACGCATCAGCATCCGTTGATGGCGGTCGGTCCAATCCATCATCGGTGCCACCGACAGGCGTCGGTCCACGGCCTTTGTCGCGGGTGATTTGGCAATTTCCCTGTTCATGGGGCGCACCATAACGGCAAATGTTGGAAATCAAAATACATCATACCCAATAAACCCATGTTTTTCAGGGTATTTCACCCATGAACCATTGTTATATTCCAGGTTTTGCGCTTGGTTTGGCTCAACCAAATTGACGAATTTGCCGAGGGAATGATGGCTGCCAACGCCAATGATGATGACTATATCGAGATAGGTGGCGAACGCCTGCGGGTCTATTCCCGTGAGCATCTGGAGGTACAAAACCCCTATGCAGCCTTCTCCGATGCCCGTTTACTGCAGGAATTCGAGCGCTATATCGAAAAAGTCGGGGATCGGACGCCGCTTGCGATCCTGTCCATGCGGCGGGTGTTGCGGGACGGGCCGATGGTGGATGGCAAGGACATCAGCGGCGCGGTTATCCGTGTCGGTATCCATGAGGGGCATATGTATGGCCTCGGCTCATCGCCCCAGGTGTCGACCGAAGCCTATCTGCTCTGGGCCGGTGCGGCACGGTTGATGGAACGCGCAGGCTATGCCCCCGATGAGCCGGTACGGCGCAAGGGTGAGGAGCCGCCAAAACCGACTCCGCCACGGACCATGCGTCCCGGTGGTTGATCGCCTGTTTCTATTATTTTTCAGTTTCTTGCGCGGTTTTGATAACAGCGCTGATCGAGAAATCGACCAGCCCATCTGCCGCCAGATTCAGTTCCGGCATAACGCGGAACATGACCGCATCCAGAATACGATGCACGCTGTCGCGGCTGCCATTGACCATGGCCGAGCAACCGGCATTGAGGAAATAGGTGCCGGGCATCAGTGAGCAATCGAATTCAAACACCACATCGACAATCTGTCCCGACTTGACGCTCAGCTTTTTCGCCTGTGGCGGGCTGGAGGCGCTGCCACCCAGATCAACGCCGGTCTTGGTGCGGATGAACATGCCGAAATGCACGCCCTCATGCGCGGCATCGAACTCGACCCGGAACCGGTACTGGTAGCGCTGGCCGCGGCTGATAACGTTTACCCGTCGGCCATCTGCGGTGGTGATATGCGGATCGCTGATCCGACCGCCGTTGGTTTCATAGGCATTGGCGGTGGAGCTGACGAAGTTGGGATCGAAATAGGGCTCGGCATCACCGTCAACCGGGGCGTCAATGGCCGCTGTGGGCTCAGGGATTGCCTCTGCCACCGGTTGTGCTGCCTGACGCCGGATTTCCTCAATCAGCGCTGCAGGCTCGGTTGCACGGTCATAGAGCAGGCGCTGATAGTACTGGACCACCCGTTTCGGACTGTCATCGAGGATCAGCTCACCGCCATGGAGGAGAATAGCGCGGTTGCAGAGTTCGGTAACCGAATTGGCCGAATGGCTGACAAACAGCAAGGTGCCGCCGTTTTCCATCAGACGATGGAGGAAGGCAAAGCATTTACGCTGGAACGCCTCGTCACCGACCGACAGGGCCTCGTCAACGATCAGGATTTCCGGCTCCACCGCAATCGCCACGGCAAAGGCGAGGCGCATATACATACCGGTCGAATAGGTTTTTACCGGTCGGTCGAGGAAATCACCAATCTCGGAAAATTCAACAATTTCAGGGTATTTTGCGTCGATCTGTTCACGCGACAGTCCGAGGACGGCAGCATTCAGATAGACGTTTTCCTTACCGGTATATTCCGGGTTGAAGCCGGCCCCGAGTTCGAGCAGGGCGGCTAGGCGGCCACGGGTCTCGAAATGGCCAGCGGTCGGTGTGACTGTGCCAGCGAGCAGTTGCAGCAGGGTGGATTTGCCCGAGCCGTTACGCCCCATGACGCCGATTGCCTCGCCACGGCTGATGGTGAGGTCCACATTGCGCAGGGCCTGAAATGGCGTGAACAGCTGTTTGCTACGGAAGATCGACTGTAGCAGGCGGTCTTCGGGCCGTTTGTAGATACGGTAGCTCTTGCCCAGCCCCTTGGCCTCGATCACCACATTGCTGTCGGCATCGGGCGGGCTCATAGCCTCGGGTTGCAGCACGCTATCAGAGGACATCAGAGAACCCCCGACGCGATTTGACAAACATCCAGTAACCGAGCTGGGCGAAAGCAGTGGCGGCAACGGCATAGATCGCGAGACCGGTCCAGTTCGGCATCCGGCCAAAGATCGCAACATCGCGGACTGCTTCAATAATCAGTGTTAATGGATTGTAATATAACAGAAATCTTAGCTGTTCCGGGAACTGTTCTATGGGGAAAAAGATCGGCGACAGGAACAGCAGAATGGTGGTCATGATCGCGCTGATCTCGCCAATATCGCGCAGAAATACACCGAGGGATGACAGCATCCAGCCGAGCCCGAGGAATAGCGGGATGATCGGCAGAATGACGATCGGCAGCAGCAGGATGGTCAGTGGTGGCAGGCCGATAAACAGCAGATGGGCCACGATCAGCACGAAAAAGCTGATCCCGGCATGGAACAGGGCAGAGATCAGCAGGACATAGCCGAGGCTCTCCAGCGGGAAGATCACCTTCCGCACGTAGTTAACGTTCTCCAGTATCAGGCTCGGTGCCCGGGTCAGGCAGTCGGCCAGCAGCCCGTGGACGATCAGTCCTGCAAACAGGACAACCGCGAAGGTAAAGCGGTTGCTCTCGATTGATGGCTGGTTCCAGCGCACCTCGAAGATCACACTGAACACAAAGGTGTAGACCGCCAGCATCAGGAGCGGGCGGCCAAATGACCAGAGGATACCGAGCATCGACCCGCGATAGCGGCTGGTGACATCCCTTTTGGACATCTGCCAGATCAGGAACGGATGCTGGATCAGTGGGGCTAGAAACGGGCGCATGGATAACTACGGATACGGTAAGCATATGGCCGATCGGCAGGACCGGCGCCGCACCATAGAAAAAGCCGGGCGGTTAATCCATCCCGGCGTTCATTCTTTTGAATTTTATCTCTGGTGAAGACCCCGACGGCAGATCAGACGTGGAAGCTCTCGCCACAGCCGCAGCGGCCTTTTTCATTGGGATTGGAGAAGACAAAGCGGCTTTCGAACCGGTCCTCGACAAAATCCATCTCACTGCCGATCAGGAACATGATCGCCGCCGGGTCGATGAACACCCGTGCGCCCTTGTCCTCAACCACTTCCTCGAATTTCTTCTGTTCATGGGCATATTCGATGTCATAGGACATACCGGAGCAGCCCTTGGTGGAAACGGCGACACGAAGCCCCAGAACCGGGTTATCCGCGCGTTCCATCAGTTCCTTGACCCGTGCAGCAGCGGCATCGGTCAGCTTGATCGGGGGTGGTAGTTCTCTTGCCATCGTCATTACTTTCCCAAATGCTTCAGGCCAAAACGCTTCCGGGCATCAATACCCGTCAGGCCATCAGAACATGCCGAGTTCCATCTTGGCGAACTCACTCATCATATCAGGTGTCCAGGGGGGATCCCAAACAATCTCCACATCCGAACCCTTGATCTCCTCAACGGATTCAACCGCATCGGCAACCCAGCCCGGCATTTCACCGGCGACAGGACAGCCGGGGGCGGTTAGGGTCATTTTCACGTCAATCGTGTTATCCGGCTTAATCCGTAAATTATAGATAAGACCGAGTTCAAAAATATCGACCGGAATTTCCGGGTCGTAGACTTCCTTCAGCGCCTCAACCAGCTTGCCATAGAGCGGGTGCTGGAAATCCGCCTTGAGGAAAGGCGGGGGCGGGAAATCGTCGTCATCGCTGAACTGTTCGGCAGCATTATCCGCTGTTGCCGTCAGCTCCGCTTCCGGTTTGGGGCTGTTATCCTGTTGATCCATCGTCATAACGCCTGTCTTTACCTTTAACCCAGCAGCATTTTGGCTTTTTCGATCGCTTCGGCGAGGCGGTCGACTTCACCACGGGTATTGTACATGCCGAATGAGGCCCGTGCGGTTGCACTGACACCCAGACGGTCCATCAGCGGCTCGGCACAATGTTTGCCGACACGCACGGCCACACCAAACCGGTCAAGGATCGTGCCCATATCATGTGCATGAACGCCATCAACCGAGAAGGAGATGATCGCCGCCTTGTGGTCGGCTTCACCATAGATGGTCAGACCGTCAATGGCCTTGAGCCGTTCGGTGGCATAGAGCAGCAACTCGTGCTCATGGGCGGAAATGCAGTCCATACCGATCGCGCTGACATAATCAATCGCCGCTGCCAGCCCGACCCCTTCAGTGATAGGTGGGGTGCCGGCCTCGAATTTGTAGGGGGCGTTCTTGAAGGTCGTGCCGTCAAAGCTGACACGTTCGATCATGTCGCCGCCGCCCTGAAACGGCTGCATACGGTCCAGAATGTCTTCCTTGCCGTACATGATGCCGATACCGGTCGGGCCATAGAGCTTGTGCCCGGTGAAGATATAGAGGTCGCAATCGAGCGCCTGTACATCAACCGGCATATGAATGGCCGCCTGTGAGCCGTCAAACAGTACCGGAATGCCAAGCGCATGGGCGCGCTCGACAATGGCCTTGGCCGGGGTGATGGTGCCGAGCACATTCGATGCATGGGTGACCGAAACCAGCTTGGTTTTCGGATTAAGCAGCTGCTCGAACGCGTCCATCTGGAAGTTGCCGCGGTCATCAATCGGGACCACCCGCAACACGACACCGCGTTCAGTCGCCAGCATCTGCCATGGCACGATATTGGCGTGGTGTTCCATCTCGGTGATGATGATCTCGTCACCAGCGTTCAGATGGGCGCGGCCATAGCCGTGCATGACCAGATTGAATGCCTCGGTGGCATTATGGGTGATGGCGATATTCTCGCGGCTCGGCGCGTTCAGGAAGGCTGCTGCCTTGTCGCGCACCGCTTCATACTGCTCGGTCGAGCGTTGGCTCAGCGTATGCACGCCGCGATGGACGTTGGAATAGTCATGCTCAAGCAGACGCGACATGGCATCGATCACCTGTCGCGGCTTCTGCGCACTGGCACCATTATCGAGATAGGTGAGGGGGTTGCCGTTTATTTCCTGCGCCAGTGTCGGGAAATCGGCACGGATTGCCTCAACATCAAAGGTGTTGGCACCGTGGCGGGCAACGGGCGAGGCAGCATCTGGCATGTCGGTTTTCAGGGCTGGATTGGTCATAGGCTCCGCAACCGTTTGCGCATGATCTCCATGAACTTTTCCTGAACCGCCTCATGCTCGATCAACTCGATGGCCTGTGCCAGAAAACTTTCGATCAACATGGCGCGGGCCTCGGCATGTGGGATGCCGCGCGAGCGCAGATAGAACAGTGCCTGCTTGTCCAGCTGACCTGCGGTCGCGCCGTGACTGCACTTCACATCATCGGCATAGATTTCCAGCTCCGGCTTGCTGTCGATTTCAGCGGTGTCGGAAAGCAGGATTGCCTGATTGAGCTGATAGCCATCGGTTTTCTGGGCGCCCGGATGCACATGGATCTTGCCCTGGAACACCGCATGGCCCTTGCCAGCCACCACACCCTTATAGGTCTGGTTGGAATTGCC encodes:
- a CDS encoding NAD kinase, translating into MVTVAADIAQASVTEPTVPENPRIAIHASSHEAAQTAKVKLAAQLHNLSPLNEADVVIALGGDGTMLEVLHATMGRGTPVYGMNRGSIGFLLNEYKIDKVLDRIFSAQQICLHPLSMVTKTMLGSIETAYAINEVSVLRETRQAAKLKIMVDGVTRLEELICDGAMVATPAGSTAYNLSAHGPILPLGAQLLAVTPISPFRPRRWRGALLPHTTRIGFEVLEADKRPVSAVADSTEIRDIVSVEITEDRSIDLNLLFDPDQNLGERIIKEQFQPL
- a CDS encoding GTP 3',8-cyclase MoaA, giving the protein MTRDTLIDAFDRHISYLRVSVTDRCDLRCVYCMAEDMTFLPKRDVLSLEELDRLCSIFVDLGVRKLRLTGGEPLVRRNIMWLVERLSRHLTSNALDELTLTTNGTQLAKYAGPLVDCGVERVNISIDTLQAEKFRQITRWGKLEQVMQGIDAADRAGLRIKINAVALRGTNDDEFHDMVLWCGDRGFDLTFIEVMPMGEIGAGERLDQYMPLSMVRAKLREQWTLTDLPDQTGGPARYMRVEETGGRLGFITPMTHNFCESCNRVRLTCTGTLFMCLGQHDKAELRDIMRADPGSDEAIIAALHEAIARKPKGHDFILDRRLAERHVNRHMSTTGG
- a CDS encoding tRNA dihydrouridine(20/20a) synthase DusA; this encodes MNREIAKSPATKAVDRRLSVAPMMDWTDRHQRMLMRAIAPNTLLFTEMVTTGAILFGDQARHLAFSAAEHPIALQLGGSDPDDLARAAEISSGYGYNEINLNCGCPSDRVQSGSFGACLMAEPAHVARLVTAMRGATDLPVTVKCRIGIDDCDTGPFLDEFVDALAAAGCETFYIHARKAWLKGLSPKENRDIPPLDYDRVRLLKKRCPELEILLNGGLKTVDEMQAAMQASDDLPALDGVMIGREAYQNPLIMAEAEAAIMGNAHVPAEPSAILTGMSEYVANRLAAGTPLKSITRHMMGLMNGRAGARLWRRTLSSVPQNADISWHEIIDTAAGIEARSRDQAAA
- a CDS encoding sugar ABC transporter permease, with the translated sequence MRPFLAPLIQHPFLIWQMSKRDVTSRYRGSMLGILWSFGRPLLMLAVYTFVFSVIFEVRWNQPSIESNRFTFAVVLFAGLIVHGLLADCLTRAPSLILENVNYVRKVIFPLESLGYVLLISALFHAGISFFVLIVAHLLFIGLPPLTILLLPIVILPIIPLFLGLGWMLSSLGVFLRDIGEISAIMTTILLFLSPIFFPIEQFPEQLRFLLYYNPLTLIIEAVRDVAIFGRMPNWTGLAIYAVAATAFAQLGYWMFVKSRRGFSDVL
- a CDS encoding Fe-S cluster assembly scaffold SufA, which codes for MARELPPPIKLTDAAAARVKELMERADNPVLGLRVAVSTKGCSGMSYDIEYAHEQKKFEEVVEDKGARVFIDPAAIMFLIGSEMDFVEDRFESRFVFSNPNEKGRCGCGESFHV
- a CDS encoding cysteine desulfurase; this encodes MPDAASPVARHGANTFDVEAIRADFPTLAQEINGNPLTYLDNGASAQKPRQVIDAMSRLLEHDYSNVHRGVHTLSQRSTEQYEAVRDKAAAFLNAPSRENIAITHNATEAFNLVMHGYGRAHLNAGDEIIITEMEHHANIVPWQMLATERGVVLRVVPIDDRGNFQMDAFEQLLNPKTKLVSVTHASNVLGTITPAKAIVERAHALGIPVLFDGSQAAIHMPVDVQALDCDLYIFTGHKLYGPTGIGIMYGKEDILDRMQPFQGGGDMIERVSFDGTTFKNAPYKFEAGTPPITEGVGLAAAIDYVSAIGMDCISAHEHELLLYATERLKAIDGLTIYGEADHKAAIISFSVDGVHAHDMGTILDRFGVAVRVGKHCAEPLMDRLGVSATARASFGMYNTRGEVDRLAEAIEKAKMLLG